The Actinocatenispora sera genome has a window encoding:
- the gcvT gene encoding glycine cleavage system aminomethyltransferase GcvT has protein sequence MTDLKHSPLHDRHRALGAKFAAFGGWEMPLEYAGGGVLAEHNAVRNTVGVFDVSHLGKATVRGAGAVEFVNSCLAGDLDKITAGQAQYTLCCDDATGGVVDDLIAYRFADDDVFLIPNAANTAEVVRRLAAAAPDGIEVTNRHEDYAIIAVQGPMSADLLARLGAPTRHGYMSFEQGTIGGRPLVVCRTGYTGEHGYELVVEAHYAGAVWDALVEEGADLAVRPAGLAARDTLRTEMGYPLHGQDLSMQISPVQARAGWAVGWKKPAFWGRDKLLAEKEAGPARRLWGLSAAGKGIPRPGMAVYVGEQQVGVVTSGTFSPTLKRGIGLALLDTAAGLDSGAEVEVDVRGRRAPMKVVKPPFVPSSVK, from the coding sequence ATGACCGACCTCAAGCATTCTCCGTTGCACGACCGGCACCGGGCGCTCGGTGCGAAGTTCGCAGCGTTCGGTGGCTGGGAGATGCCCCTGGAGTACGCCGGTGGCGGCGTGCTGGCCGAGCACAATGCGGTGCGCAACACGGTCGGCGTGTTCGACGTGTCGCATCTGGGCAAGGCGACGGTGCGCGGCGCCGGGGCGGTCGAGTTCGTCAACTCCTGCCTGGCCGGCGATCTGGACAAGATCACCGCCGGCCAGGCGCAGTACACGTTGTGCTGTGACGACGCGACGGGGGGAGTGGTCGACGACCTGATCGCGTACCGGTTCGCCGACGACGACGTGTTCCTCATCCCGAACGCGGCGAACACGGCCGAGGTGGTGCGCCGGCTGGCCGCCGCGGCGCCGGACGGCATCGAGGTCACCAACCGGCATGAGGACTACGCGATCATCGCGGTCCAGGGCCCGATGTCGGCCGACCTGCTCGCCCGGCTCGGCGCGCCGACCCGGCACGGGTACATGAGCTTCGAGCAGGGCACGATCGGCGGCCGGCCGCTGGTCGTCTGCCGCACCGGCTACACCGGCGAGCACGGGTACGAGCTGGTCGTCGAGGCGCACTACGCGGGTGCGGTGTGGGATGCGCTGGTGGAGGAGGGTGCCGACCTCGCGGTCCGGCCGGCCGGGCTCGCCGCGCGCGACACGCTGCGTACCGAGATGGGGTACCCGCTGCACGGGCAGGACCTGTCCATGCAGATCAGCCCGGTGCAGGCGCGGGCCGGCTGGGCGGTCGGCTGGAAGAAGCCGGCGTTCTGGGGGCGGGACAAGCTGCTCGCGGAGAAGGAGGCGGGCCCGGCCCGGCGGTTGTGGGGGCTGTCGGCCGCGGGCAAGGGCATCCCGCGCCCCGGCATGGCCGTGTACGTGGGGGAGCAGCAGGTCGGTGTGGTCACCTCGGGCACGTTCTCCCCGACGTTGAAGCGCGGGATCGGCCTGGCGCTGCTGGACACCGCCGCCGGGCTGGACTCCGGTGCCGAGGTGGAGGTGGACGTCCGCGGCCGGCGGGCGCCGATGAAGGTGGTCAAACCGCCATTCGTGCCGTCCTCGGTGAAATGA
- a CDS encoding MmcQ/YjbR family DNA-binding protein has product MMAGATFEQVRGIALGLPGAEEVSTWGTETVFQVGGKMFAVAAPDEPHATVKSTPDEQASLVARDPDTYAVAPTTGRFGWVRVELARVDPAALRALLVAAWRAAAPRRLTTGYDTEPT; this is encoded by the coding sequence ATGATGGCCGGTGCCACGTTCGAGCAGGTCCGTGGGATCGCGCTCGGGCTGCCCGGCGCCGAGGAGGTCAGTACCTGGGGCACCGAAACGGTGTTCCAGGTCGGCGGAAAGATGTTCGCGGTGGCCGCACCGGACGAACCGCACGCCACGGTCAAGTCGACCCCGGACGAGCAGGCGTCGCTGGTGGCGCGCGACCCCGACACGTACGCGGTGGCGCCGACGACCGGCCGGTTCGGCTGGGTACGGGTCGAGCTGGCCCGGGTGGACCCCGCCGCGCTGCGGGCGCTGCTGGTCGCGGCCTGGCGGGCGGCCGCCCCGCGCCGCCTGACCACCGGCTACGACACCGAACCGACCTGA
- a CDS encoding leucyl aminopeptidase, which produces MSSLALADTNPASLSTDAVVVGLYQSAAGAPTLAPGAVELDAAFDHRLVDTLVLLGATGAVGEVTRLASLGTVPAPLVAAVGLGPADAADDEAVRRAAGAAARALAGSATVALALPALRPAAEGAALGGYRFTRYRAASGADRAPVAKIVLLVPDAKDKAARAELKRATALADAATFTRDCVNTPGNDLHPPAFADTVAKAATKAGLAVEVLDEKALRKGGYGGILAVGLGSAKPPRLVRLAYSPRGKATAKVALVGKGITFDTGGLSIKPPKGMWEMKSDMAGAAAVAGAMLAIAALKPKVEVVAYLPMAENMPSGSAYRPGDVVTMYSGTKVEVLNTDAEGRMVLADAIARACEDDPDYLFETSTLTGGQVTSLGNRIGGVMGSESLHERVRAAGERVGEPMWPMPLPEEIAKLMTSDVADLSQVATGMDRSGHMLQGGYFLSRFVADGVDWAHLDVAGPAYHESEEYGYLPKGATAVPLRTLVELVGDVAENG; this is translated from the coding sequence GTGAGTTCGCTTGCTCTCGCCGACACCAACCCTGCCAGTCTGTCCACCGACGCCGTCGTCGTCGGGCTGTACCAGTCGGCCGCCGGCGCGCCGACGCTGGCGCCCGGCGCGGTGGAGCTGGACGCCGCCTTCGACCACCGGCTGGTCGACACGCTGGTCCTGCTCGGCGCCACCGGTGCGGTCGGCGAGGTGACGCGGCTGGCCAGCCTCGGTACGGTGCCGGCGCCGCTGGTCGCCGCGGTCGGGCTGGGCCCGGCCGACGCCGCCGACGACGAGGCGGTACGCCGGGCCGCCGGTGCCGCGGCCCGCGCCCTGGCCGGGTCGGCCACCGTCGCGCTGGCACTGCCGGCGCTGCGGCCGGCCGCGGAGGGCGCCGCCCTCGGCGGGTACCGGTTCACCCGCTACCGCGCGGCGTCCGGCGCCGACCGGGCACCGGTGGCGAAGATCGTGCTGCTCGTGCCGGACGCGAAGGACAAGGCGGCGCGGGCGGAGCTGAAGCGGGCCACCGCGCTCGCCGACGCGGCCACCTTCACCCGCGACTGCGTCAACACCCCCGGCAACGACCTGCACCCGCCGGCGTTCGCCGACACGGTGGCGAAGGCGGCCACCAAGGCCGGCCTCGCGGTCGAGGTACTCGACGAGAAGGCGCTGCGCAAGGGCGGCTACGGTGGCATCCTCGCGGTCGGGCTCGGCTCCGCCAAGCCGCCCCGGCTGGTCCGGCTGGCGTACTCGCCGCGCGGCAAGGCCACGGCGAAGGTGGCGCTGGTCGGCAAGGGCATCACGTTCGACACCGGCGGCCTGTCGATCAAGCCGCCCAAGGGCATGTGGGAGATGAAGAGCGACATGGCCGGCGCCGCCGCGGTCGCCGGCGCCATGCTCGCCATCGCCGCGCTCAAGCCCAAGGTCGAGGTCGTCGCGTACCTGCCGATGGCGGAGAACATGCCGTCCGGCTCCGCGTACCGGCCGGGCGACGTCGTCACCATGTACTCCGGGACGAAGGTCGAGGTGCTCAACACCGACGCCGAGGGCCGGATGGTGCTCGCCGACGCGATCGCCCGGGCCTGCGAGGACGACCCCGACTACCTGTTCGAGACCTCCACCCTCACCGGCGGCCAGGTCACCTCGCTGGGCAACCGGATCGGCGGCGTGATGGGCTCCGAGTCGCTGCACGAGCGGGTACGCGCGGCCGGCGAGCGGGTCGGCGAGCCGATGTGGCCGATGCCGCTGCCGGAGGAGATCGCCAAGCTGATGACCTCCGACGTCGCGGACCTGTCCCAGGTCGCCACCGGGATGGACCGCTCCGGCCACATGCTGCAGGGCGGCTACTTCCTCTCCCGGTTCGTCGCCGACGGCGTCGACTGGGCGCACCTGGACGTGGCCGGGCCCGCGTACCACGAGTCCGAGGAGTACGGCTACCTGCCGAAGGGCGCCACCGCCGTTCCGCTTCGTACGTTGGTCGAGCTGGTCGGCGACGTCGCTGAGAACGGCTGA